GTTCGGCATGCACGGCTTCGGCCGCCTTGACGGTGCTGGTGTAGACAATGCCCTGCCCCGGGGTGCCATGGACCAGCGTGAGCAGGCGGGCACGCTGGGCCACTTCAGACTCGACATGGTCGACCGCATAGTGCAGATTGCCCCGGTACAGGCCCGTGTGCACGACCTGCATGTCGGCCAGGTCGAGTTGCCGCATGACATCGGCGACATCCTCGGGCGTGGCGGTGGCCGTGAGCGCCAGCACCACCGGCCGGCCGAGCTTGCGCAGCGCGGCCCCGATTTCCAGAAACGCGGGCCGGAAGTCATGGCCCCATTCGGCGATGCAGTGTGCTTCGTCGATCACCAGCAGGCTCACCGGATGAGCGCCGAGCTCATGTGCAAACCCCGGTGAGGCGAGTCGCTCCGGTGTGGCGAAGACGATGCGGGCACTGCCGTCGGCCATCGCCTGGGCAGCCTTCTCGTTCTCGGCTGCCAGCTGTCCACTGTGGCGCAAGACGACCGGAATGCCGAGCGCGCGCAGATGGTCGTACTGGTCCTTCATCAGCGCGATCAGCGGCGAGATGACCACCGTGCGGCCCGGGAGCAGCAGTGCCGGCACCTGATAGCACAGTGATTTGCCTGCGCCGGTGGCCATCAGCGCGAGGGTGTCTTCCCCGGCCAGCACGTGGCGGATGACGTCTTCCTGCCCGGGCCGCAGCTGGCGAAGGCCGAAGCGGCGCTGCAGCAGGGCCTGCACCTTGGCGCGCCAGTTGGGCGGCGGCGAAGCCGCGCGGGCGTGCACCACGTGCGTCGTTCAGGGGGCCGGGGCACCACCGCGCGGCGCACGCGGGTCGGGCTGCGGTGCTGAGCGGTTCGCCATCATCCGCAAGGCCACCGGCCACAGCAGCGGCAGCACGGCGGCCATCCAGCCGCCCCCCGAGCCCGTGTCCTGCGCGCCGCGCACAGCGCGCCGCGGCAGCGGCAGCAGGCCGCCCACAATGGGCAGGCGGCGCAACAGAAAGACCAGATTCGGGTGACGCCCCAGCCGGCGCCAGGCCCGAGCCACCCCCGCACGCCGGCGGTACAGCACGACGCCGGAGACGGCGGCCACGGCGGCGGCGATGGTCAGGGTCCGCTTGCCGGGCACCAGGCGCTCGCGCACGGTGCGGCGCGCCTCGCGGCGCCAGACCAGCAGGCGCGCGTCACTGGCGGCGATGGCTGCCTCGGTCGCATGGATCTGCTCACTCAGGGACATGGGGATGGCTCGCAGTGCGCTCAGGCGGGCGGTGAGGCCCGCGGCGCGGTGGGGTTGACCGGGTAGGGCGTGGGCGGCGTCACGCCAGGGCGTTCGGCCGCGGCCTCGGGGCCGGGATGGCTGTGCCCGATGTGCGTCAGCATCCTCAATGTGGCGGGGAATCCCAGCTGGCTGTTGAGCCGGTAGGCGACACGGACCGCTGCGGCTGCCGCCGCCACATTGACGAACAGCACGATGAGCAGCGCCACCGGCCACGAGACGCCATGCGTCGTGCAGGCCATGTAGATCGCCACCAGCACGGTGGCCCAGGCGCTGCAGGCCATCAATGCGGCCAGCACGGCGAGCAGAATCATCTGCGTGGCGCGCAGGCCCACCTGCCGGGCCTCCAGCACGATCAGGTGCAGGCGTTCCTGCAGACCGTGGGACACCTCCTGCGCCAGTGCGTTCAGCAGGGCGCCGATCGGAAGGGTCGCTGGTGGCTCATCGGATGAGCCAGGAAGCGCGCCCGAGCCCGGGGGATGCCCAGGCGGCGGCACACCGGCCGCCGCACTGTCGGGCGATGTGCCGGTTGTGCTCATGCCCGGTCGCTGCCCATCCGGCTGATCAGCACGCCGACGGCCACCGCCACCAGCACCGAGGCCAGCGGGTGCTGGCGCACGCAGCTGCGTGCCGATTCGACCCAGGCTTCTTCCATCTCGCCGAGGGCGGCGGCCTTGTCACGCAGGGCCTGCGCCGCGCCGCTGGCGGCCGACTGCAGTTGCTCGATCGCCGGAGCCGCCTTGGCTGCCATGCGGTCGATCGTGTCATGCGCAGTCTGCGTGGCTCGGTCGACGCCTTCCCGCACGCGGGTGGCATCACCGGTTGTCGTGGTGGTGTCGGTGACCATGGTTCTCTCCTGTTGGTTGATGAATGAACGGCGTGTGCCTGGTGGGGGAAGGGCAAGCAACGTGCCGTGTCGCGATCGGCGCAAAACGGGCGCCTTCCGGGACCTTGCTGCCCGTCAAAGTGACCGGCGTCGGTCAGAACGACATCAGCCGTTGACGACCTCGCCGCCGTTCGGGTGCAGCACCTGTCCACTCATGTAGCTGGCGTCCTGGCTGGCCAGGAACACGTAGCAGGGCGCGATCTCGTCCGGCTGGCCCGGACGCTTCATGGGCACCTTGCTGCCGAAGTGCGAGACCTCTTCGGCGGTGAAGGTCGACGGGATCAGGGGCGTCCACACCGGACCGGGTGCCACCGCGTTCACGCGGATGCCCTTGTCGGCCAGCTGCAGCGCCAGCGAGCGCGTGAAGCCCACGATGGCGCCCTTGGTGGACGCGTAGTCCACGAGGCCCGGGCTGCCGCGGTAGGCCGTGACCGAGGTGGTGTTGATGATGCAGCTGCCCTCCTTCATGTGGGGCAGGACCGTGCGGGTCAGCTCGAACATCGCGAACACGTTGGTGCGGAAGGTGCGCTCCACCTGCGACAGCGGCAGTTCGGTGAAGTCCTTGACCGGGTGCTGTTCGGCGGCGTTGTTGACCAGGATGTCGATGCTGCCGAATCGCTGCAGCACGGCCTCCACGGCTCCGGCCACGACGGCGGGGTCACCCAGGTCGCCCGCAAACGTCAGGCACTGCACGCCGGCCTCTTCGACCAGCGCACGGGTTGCTTCGGCGTCTTCGTCTTCTTCAAGGTAGAGCACCGCCACGTGGGCGCCTTCCTTGGCGAAGCAGGCCGCCACGGCGCGGCCGATGCCGCTGTCCCCACCGGTGACGATCGCGACCTTGCCGGCCAGCCGGGCATTGCCTCGGTAGCGTTCGGCTTCGGCCTCGGGGGGCGGTTGCATGTCGCCCTGCCGGCCAGGCTGGGTGTCCTGGTGTTGCGGGGGCAGGGTGTTCGACGGGTCATCTGCGGGACACATGGGCGCTTCCTTTCGTGAGCCGGTTCATGAGCCGGCTGCACGGCAAGCGCCATGCCCCTGAAGCTCGCCCCGGCCCTTGCCGCCGGAGCGAAGGGGCAGGGGCGTCAGCTGTTGCGACGACGGCGGGCGACCAGACCGGCTGCCATCAGGCCGCTCAGGGCCAGCGACCAGGTGCGGGGCTCGGGCACCGGCAGCGTGGTCGAGCTCAGCGAGTAGAAACCACCCGACGAACCCGTGGCCGTCCCGGTCACCTGGTAGTAGTAGTCGCCTGCCAGGGTCGGTGCAAAGCTCAGCGAAGAGCTGCCCGTCGTGCCGTCAAAGCCGAAGCTGCCGATCAGGGTGTCGGGGCCCGGCTTGTCGAAGTACAGGCTCAGCGTGCCGTCGGCGATGCCGAGCACGGACAGCAGGTTGTTGGACACCGCCGTGGCTGCCAGCCCGGTGTCCTTGGGCAGGGTGAAGAAGATGGTGTCGGAGAAGGCTCCGGGATCGACGGTCTGGGCCACGAGTTCGAGCGTCCCGTGGGCGCCCCAGTCGATGTCCGCCGCAACAGCTGCGTGGGCGGCCAGTGCGGTGCCCAGAATGACGGCAAGGTGCTTGATCTGCATGGTGACTCCTGAAGGGTTGGAAAAAAGAGAACCCGGTCTGGGCTCGGGACCGAAACGGCAACGTTTGTGCCCCGCAGCAATTTGTTGCGTGCATGAAAGCGGCGTCCGGCGTTGCTTTCGTGACGGGTCGGGCATGCGATATGCCGTCATTTCCCTTCGTGCCTTCGGGAGATGCACCCCGTTTGATGCGATCAGGTGCCCTGCGGGTCCTGCATTTGCCGCACTTCTTCCGCAATGCGCGATCTGTCCGGATTAACCCGACGATGGCGCCCCCGAATGTGTAAAAAGGCGAAACCAAACGCTTCCGGCGGTGCGTGTCCGGATTCACCATGCGGGTAGGTTGTCGACCCTGAATTCCCCCGAAACCAGGGGGGTCAGAACCGGTGTCGGGCGGCCCCTGTGGGTAAATTTTGCCGGTTGCACCGGCCTCCCACGGCGGTTTTGACCGGCGAACAAGGGCGCAGCGCGGGCGCGGGCCTGCCCAACAACCCTTTCTGCTTCAGGGCTGCCGGCGCTTCCTGCCGGTCCAACTGTAAGCATGACAAAAGTGCGCATTGGCCGCTGCCGATGCGGCACCGCACAATGCCTTTCCAAACACACAAGGAGCGCGACCCATGCCCCATGCACTCGTGGTGGACGACGAGGCTGACGCCGCCGAAATGATGGCGGCCATGATCGCCACAGAAGGCTTCACCGTGGCCACAGCGGGCTCGTTGCGAGACGCACGTCGGCAGCTGGCCCTGCAGGAGCCGGACATCGTCCTGCTCGACCTGATGCTTCCCGACGGCAGCGGCATGCAGTTGTTCGAAGACGCCAAGGCCCTCGCCAACACCGAGGTGGTGCTGATCACCGGCCATGCCAGTCTCGACACGTCGATCCAGGCGCTGCGCATGGGCGCGGCCGACTACCTGGTCAAGCCGGTGAACATGAAGCAGCTCACGGGCATCCTGTCGCGGCTCATCAAGCCCGCCACGCTGCAGGCCGAGGCCTCGACGCTGCTGGATGGGCTCGAGCGGGAAGGCCACTTCGGCCAGCTGTGGGGGCGCTCGCCGCCCATGCGCAAGATCTACGAGCAGATCCTGCGGGTGTCCGGCACGGCGGTCACGGTGTTCATCACGGGCGAGAGCGGCTGTGGCAAGGAGGTGGTGGCCAGCACGGTGCACGACCTGAGCCGCCGTCGCAACCGGCCCTTCCTGGCGGTGAACTGCGGGGCGATCTCGCCGCACCTCATCGAAAGCGAGATCTTCGGCCACGAGAAGGGCAGCTTCACGGGCGCGGACCGGCAGCATCAGGGCTTCTTCGAGCGGGCGAGTGGCGGCACGCTGTTCCTCGACGAAATCACGGAGATGCCGCTGGATCTGCAGGTGAAGCTGCTGCGCGTGCTGGAGACCGGCACATTCATGCGCGTGGGCTCGACCCAGTCGATCGACACCGATGTGCGCATCATTGCGGCCACCAACCGGTCGCCGGACCAGGCCGTGCGCAGCGGCAAGCTGCGCGAAGACCTGTTGTATCGCCTGAACGTGTTCCCGATTCACCTGCCGCCGCTGCGCGACCGTGCCGAGGATGTGCCGCTGATTGCCGAGCACTTCCTGGAAGAGATCTCGCGGCGCGAAGGGCAGCCCAAGCGCTGGTCACCCCAGGCGCTGGCTCGGATGCAGGGCTACCGCTGGCCCGGCAACGTGCGCGAGCTGCGCAACATCGTGCAGCGCGCCTATGTGATGGCGCCGGAGTCGGTCATTGTGGATGACTGTCTGCCCACGGCCGAGGCGCCGCTGCCGGTGATGTCGGGCGCGCCCGTGCTGCAGATCCGCGTGGGCACGCCGCTGGCAGAGGTGGAGCGGCAGGTGACGCTCAGCACGCTGGAATACCTCGGCCGGCACAAGGAGCGCACCGCGGCCACGCTCGGCGTGAGCCTGAAGACGCTCTACAACCGCCTGAAAGAGTACGCGACCGTGCCCCTGAAGGACAGCGAGACGGACGACCAGGACCACTCGGCCACCACGTCGCCCTGAGGGCGTCCACGCGCAGCGGCCGGGTCAGCCGCTGCGTTTGCGCACCTGCACGTCGACCGTCATGCCGAGGTAGTCGGCAGGGGCCCCGGTCCAGGTGCCGCTCAGCGGCGAGGCGAGGCTGGCATGGCGTGCCACCCCGACCCGGATGAGTTCGTGTCCGCCGATGAGGTCGTTGGTGGGGTCGAACGGAATCCAGCCTGCGCCCGGCAGGTAGACCTGGAGCCACGCGTGGGTGGCGCCTGCCGAATCGGCCTGCTCGAGTTCGGCGCCATACACATAGCCGCTCACGAACCGGGCGGCATAGCCCAGGGCGCGCGCGGCCTCGATCATCAGCGTCGCGAAGTCCCGGCACGTGCCGCTGCCCTTGTCCAGCGTCTCGCCCGGGCTCTGCACGCCCTCCTCATGCCGCACCTGGTAGCTCATGTTTTCGCGGATGGCCTTGTTCATCCGCACGAGCACCTCGCGGCTGTCGGTCTGGCCGCCCCCTTCGTCCAGAAAGCCCTGGGCCCAGGTCTTCAGGCGCGCCTGTTCAGCGGGGTAGAAGGCGGGCAGATAGGGCGCCAGCGCGATCTGGTCTTCTCCGCTGTAAGTGAACGGATAGAGGCGCGCGTGCGGGTCGACCGGCAGATCGAGCGCGCGTGAGCCCGTGTGCTCGACCGTGAAGGTGCACACGAAGCGCAGCTCCTGCGCCTCGTCGGCCGGCTTCACGATGGCCACCGAGTTCGAATAGACATCCATGATCATGCGGATGTCCTGGGCCGGCGGGCTCACCTCCAGGTCGGTGGCCAGCACCCGCAGATCGTGGCTGTCACGTGGCCGGAACATCACGCGGTGCTCACCGAGCTTCACCGGCCTGGCATAGCGGTACGTGGTGGTGTGCGTGATGTCGAAGACGATGCTCACCATGGTGATGGCCCGGCTGGCAGGGTCATGCTGCCATGGCGGCGGGCTGACGGGTCTGGCTCAACGCATGACGGGTGTAGAGCTGGTCCAGCCGGGCCAGCACGCCCCGGATGTCGAGCGGCTTGGACCACGTGTCGGCGAAGGTCGACGCGCTGAGGTCGGGGTCATCTTCGGCCGTCACCGCAATGGCCGGCACGGCTGCCAGCGAGGGATGCGTCCGCAGGCGGGCCAGCAGATCGGTGCCGTGGCAGTCGGGCAGGCGCAGGTCGAGCAGCAGCAGGTCGGGGGGCGTCCGCAAGGCGGCGCGCAGACCCGAACTGCCATCGACGGCAACGTCCAGGGTCAACTGCGGCCTCAGGGCAAACAGGGCGCGCATCACTTCGACATTGACCGGGTGGTCTTCCACATACAGAACCCGCATGACGTCCTCGCTGCATGGCATGTTGAAAAGGCCCGCGCGCAGGCGGGATGCCCTGTTCTTGGCAAACCATGTGCCCGAGGGGCGGTCTTCTGCCACGCGAAATCGATGCGGCGAGACGGGCATCGGGATTGCCGCGATCAGGACATCGCTGGCCGCACGGGGTGGCCGGTCTTCACGAAAAGGAGTCAAAGATGAATCCCGCGATGACATCCGGTGCCCAGGCTGTTTCGAACGGCAGCCCCATGACATCCAACCCCAGCGGACCAGGGCCGCGGCTGATGACCGCCAGCACGCTCGAGGGCGATCCGGTCATCAACCTCGCCGGCGACACGCTCGGCAAGATCGACGAGATCATGCTGGATGTACCGACCGGACGCGTCGCTTACGCGGTCATGTCGAGCGGCGGCTTCCTGGG
This is a stretch of genomic DNA from Aquabacterium olei. It encodes these proteins:
- a CDS encoding FxDxF family PEP-CTERM protein, which codes for MQIKHLAVILGTALAAHAAVAADIDWGAHGTLELVAQTVDPGAFSDTIFFTLPKDTGLAATAVSNNLLSVLGIADGTLSLYFDKPGPDTLIGSFGFDGTTGSSSLSFAPTLAGDYYYQVTGTATGSSGGFYSLSSTTLPVPEPRTWSLALSGLMAAGLVARRRRNS
- a CDS encoding transglutaminase family protein, giving the protein MVSIVFDITHTTTYRYARPVKLGEHRVMFRPRDSHDLRVLATDLEVSPPAQDIRMIMDVYSNSVAIVKPADEAQELRFVCTFTVEHTGSRALDLPVDPHARLYPFTYSGEDQIALAPYLPAFYPAEQARLKTWAQGFLDEGGGQTDSREVLVRMNKAIRENMSYQVRHEEGVQSPGETLDKGSGTCRDFATLMIEAARALGYAARFVSGYVYGAELEQADSAGATHAWLQVYLPGAGWIPFDPTNDLIGGHELIRVGVARHASLASPLSGTWTGAPADYLGMTVDVQVRKRSG
- a CDS encoding response regulator; the protein is MPCSEDVMRVLYVEDHPVNVEVMRALFALRPQLTLDVAVDGSSGLRAALRTPPDLLLLDLRLPDCHGTDLLARLRTHPSLAAVPAIAVTAEDDPDLSASTFADTWSKPLDIRGVLARLDQLYTRHALSQTRQPAAMAA
- a CDS encoding PRC-barrel domain-containing protein produces the protein MNPAMTSGAQAVSNGSPMTSNPSGPGPRLMTASTLEGDPVINLAGDTLGKIDEIMLDVPTGRVAYAVMSSGGFLGMGDKLFALPWRALTLDPVRKCFVLDADKQRFEQAPGFDKDHWPSLSEVDGMGLEVASYWGTAVYWE
- a CDS encoding sigma-54-dependent transcriptional regulator; the protein is MPHALVVDDEADAAEMMAAMIATEGFTVATAGSLRDARRQLALQEPDIVLLDLMLPDGSGMQLFEDAKALANTEVVLITGHASLDTSIQALRMGAADYLVKPVNMKQLTGILSRLIKPATLQAEASTLLDGLEREGHFGQLWGRSPPMRKIYEQILRVSGTAVTVFITGESGCGKEVVASTVHDLSRRRNRPFLAVNCGAISPHLIESEIFGHEKGSFTGADRQHQGFFERASGGTLFLDEITEMPLDLQVKLLRVLETGTFMRVGSTQSIDTDVRIIAATNRSPDQAVRSGKLREDLLYRLNVFPIHLPPLRDRAEDVPLIAEHFLEEISRREGQPKRWSPQALARMQGYRWPGNVRELRNIVQRAYVMAPESVIVDDCLPTAEAPLPVMSGAPVLQIRVGTPLAEVERQVTLSTLEYLGRHKERTAATLGVSLKTLYNRLKEYATVPLKDSETDDQDHSATTSP
- a CDS encoding SDR family oxidoreductase, which encodes MCPADDPSNTLPPQHQDTQPGRQGDMQPPPEAEAERYRGNARLAGKVAIVTGGDSGIGRAVAACFAKEGAHVAVLYLEEDEDAEATRALVEEAGVQCLTFAGDLGDPAVVAGAVEAVLQRFGSIDILVNNAAEQHPVKDFTELPLSQVERTFRTNVFAMFELTRTVLPHMKEGSCIINTTSVTAYRGSPGLVDYASTKGAIVGFTRSLALQLADKGIRVNAVAPGPVWTPLIPSTFTAEEVSHFGSKVPMKRPGQPDEIAPCYVFLASQDASYMSGQVLHPNGGEVVNG
- a CDS encoding phage holin family protein; protein product: MSTTGTSPDSAAAGVPPPGHPPGSGALPGSSDEPPATLPIGALLNALAQEVSHGLQERLHLIVLEARQVGLRATQMILLAVLAALMACSAWATVLVAIYMACTTHGVSWPVALLIVLFVNVAAAAAAVRVAYRLNSQLGFPATLRMLTHIGHSHPGPEAAAERPGVTPPTPYPVNPTAPRASPPA